In the genome of Phragmites australis chromosome 9, lpPhrAust1.1, whole genome shotgun sequence, the window CGCGGTGGATTGTAAGGAAGGGGGCAGTGGATGTGGTTTGCCGGGATGATCATGGCAAAAGTTTTTCAGAACATTTCAATTTACAGGCTTGCAGGATATAAACTCGCGACGGATTCAGAACTAACTTAACGCATTCTGGCATATTTAAAAAGAAATCCCATCTGAAATTTCAGGAACAAGAAACAAATAATATCTCGAGAGTAAAAATGACCGCCCTTTTACGGGTTGCCTTGCTGATTTTTCAGGAACTACGAATATGGTGCTGATTTTCCTTAATCAAGGTCACGTTTGGAACGTGAGATTTTCGCAAGATTTTTTTTGGGAATTTTTAAGAAACAGTTCATTCCCGCATGAACCTGGAAATTAGCCCACGCTTCACGGTGACTATAGAAGATGGATACAAATAACACGCACAAACGACGCAAGGTTGACAATTATTAGCAGTATGGCACGATCTCTGGATAACAGACTGCTCAAATATATAACTTGACAGACTAACACTACGCCTATACATATGCCCGTATTTTAATCTCCTCCTCTGACGCTAGAGTACATTACAAGGTTTTCACAGAGGTTTTTAGATTACAGCTCAACAAGCAACCATAAAGGTGAAACCTTGACCAAGTTGATACAATGTCTGGCTGATGCAGATGGACCACTAGTTATCAGATTGCATGCTCCTGAGCATGTTTAGGATTGTAAGGAACAGGTTGAGAATGTCAAGGTAAAGCCCAACGGACGCCCAGATGTACTCATCGTAGGTGTGGCGCCTTATCAAGCTCTCGGTGTCATATAGAATGAAGCCTGAGAAGACCAAAGCTCCAAGCCCGCCGAACAAAGCTACCGATGCAGGTCCCAATGGAAAGAAAATCTGCAGCACAGCATTTCACAGCACAAAGTGGATTGCTCAACTGGTAGTAATTTTTTGTGAATGGCGAGAGGACATTCTTTCAGAGTTCATCATAGGCAATACCTGGATAAAGCTTGTTAAGACAAGGACAGTAAGACCAGAAAACAGAATAGGCCCAAGATATCCGAATTCTTTGCCCTTCTTTGAAGCCCAGAAAGCATATGCAGTCAAAGAAGCAACCACGCCAGCTGTCAATATTAATGCCTCAAGCACAATTCTTCCTGAAATATGTAAATGATTGTTAAAAAAGTACAATCAATAAATACAAAAAACGAATCAAACCATTTGAAGAAAAGAATAAACCTTGAGTGTTAGCACAAGCCACACCAATGCTGAAGCTCAAGCACAAAGTGAACAAACCCAGGAAAACGAAATTGTGCGGGTGTTTGTGCTGATAATGGTACAGCGGGATCATCACTACAACAAATATCAGAAAGAATAGTTAGTGAACCAAAAAAAACATTATTCTAAACGAAAAGATTAATCACGGAATCTCCTCTGCTCAGATTTTTTACAAAAGAGAAGTGCGATACCGTGACGCTGGCAAATCTAATATAGACATTAACATAAGCAAAAATAAATCCAAAAAGCTTCTCTTCGCACTGTCTGATCAAAGAGGTCAGACTATTTACTCATTCCTCCATAACCCACGGAATGCTAACTTCTAATCCAATTCTTCATGCAATCTCCTATGCCTGCTCATATGGTaaatgttaggaatagcaacttgtattcaaggGCAGCCCATAGGAGCAATATATAGAGCACATGACGAGTACATGATAAGTACTCTAGTAACCTAACATATATATAATggataaggactctatattcctaacatcCCCTCAAATGCAAGACGTATGCAATAGCATTGCATTTGAAAGCGGTGACACTAAGTAACAAACTTAAACTAATACACCCAAAAACTGTCGCTTCAAAGCCGTCGTAGGGTCTAGTCTTGTAATCCTGTCGAATCAAGCCAAAGAAGTGCATAGTGAAGCACAAGAGTAGAGTCgtcatgatgacaacaaatgaATGCCCTTGGTCAAGAATCGCAACAAAGCGACGATGAGTAGCAAGACGACAAACATAAAATGTCACGAGCTACGAAAAGGCCAAGATGACACAAGAATACCCTAGACCAAGATGACGAGTAGCGAGACATCAAACGAAGTTGTCGCTAAAGCTATGGAAAGATCTAGATGGCTAAGTTGCACCAATAACGACTAAAAAGAAATCGACTAACTGACGAAAGAATATGTGGACTCCCACGGCATAGACAAGCTCAAAGAGAGACCGAAACTTGGATGGATGCAACGGAAGCATAGACTCTAAAGAAAAATAGAGATACTAGCAACGACAGTGGAAGCTCCATGACTAGCTAAAGTAGACACAAGCAGTAGCAAGGATACCAGCAGTGGTCAAAAGCTACGCAGAGATCCAACCCAAAGGAAGAGCAGCTTGCCAGCGGCAGACGATCATGGTAGCAACAAGAGTAGAACGGCCCAAAAATAGCAGCCCAATGGAGCGGCAACACCAGCATGACAGGGGACAGCAGCCCGATGGAGCAGCAACACCAGCATGACAAGGGTGAAGATGCACTCGACAACGATTGAAGAAGCCACCGGTGCTGATGAAAGTTGCTCTTGACACCAATTGGAGACAAGGCTCGCACAGAGGGCCAAAGATCGACGATCGACATTCACCGATTGAAGATGACGGTTACACGACGACGAGAAGCAACCGACAACAAGCCAGCGGGAGGGGCCCGAAGACGAAGGCCCTCCACCCGCACGAGTGCCTCCAGGCTTGAAGGAGAGGCCACAACGCAACTCCTGGCGGCGCGACCCAGATCCGTGTGACGTGACTCCCGACAACAAGTTCGGCATGTCAACTCAAGAAGCCAGCGGAGAGGAGCGAGTGTGGGTGTGGAGCAGCCCAGGGCGGAGTAGAAGCCGACAACGGAAGGGCCAGTGCGGGGCGGATCCAGCCGAGGTCGGGCGAGCAGGCAACAACCGGGCCACAGCGCTACTGCGACGCCAGGACACCACGCGGGCATCACTGTGCCGCCAAGACGAGCGACAGGACAGAGGGAACGACGGCACTTGACAGCTGAAGCGCAACAAGCAACCCACGTCGGTGTTCCCTGGTAGCAGCTCGGGCGAGTGAGGATCCAACCAGGCAGGGCGTGCCAGCCGCACGAGCACCGCTGAAAGCCCGACAAAGGGAGGTAGGAGCCGACAGGAGGGGGAGAGCCAACGGTAGATAGATATAGATCGGGAGCAAGATGCGTTGAAGTTGTAACACGCAATGGAAAAAAGAAACCCTAACCATAATTTTGGCTCAGTATACCATGTTAGTAATAGTAACTTATATTTAATGGTAGCCCATGAGGGCAacatatagagtacatgaggtgTACAGGATAATGACTCTAGTAATCTAACCTATACATAATGGATAAAGACTATATTCCTAACAATAAACAGCTACAGTTCAGCTAGATAACAATTACCGTCAATTTGGTCAACATGCCAGTTGTTATTGAAAGCATAGTTTTGCCagaaattataaatatatacctCCTGGCTCCTGAGAGCTAACCCCTTGCCTTGCTCTCTGAACCCCACAATCTAACtctagtttctcttttgtttgaGAGTAAGGCAACAGGGTAACAGCTTTGGAGAAATCCCTGGATTCATAGACTTCGATCCATGGCCCAACACTATAATCTCAAGCCTGGTTAGCATCTACAGccagaaaactctgcatatgtgGCCATTTGCAAAATGTTGTGTATCGACAAGAATAATAATTATATCCTTTCTTGGAGTGAGGGCATGGACTCTCCAGCCTAATTCACAACTCAATTTGACAATTCACCCAATGTTACAAAAATCAGTAATCCAGATCCCTAAACAAAGAAAAGCCAAAAATTGATATCTGACCCTCAGAAACATGGCATTTGGGAGAATGTCACTTGGTTTCTTGAAATTGCGCATATGCCACTCAATTTCGTGCCTACTTTGTAAAATGTCATGATCTTCTCTTTTCTCATATTTTCAAATTATTCCTCAACCCAAATCACAGTACTAACCCTACTTCTACATTATATCCTGAGAGAGCAGGGACAATTTCATGATTTCATCCACCTTTACACTACATGACTTTTGGAAATGCTGAACCAGCCTTCTCTATATGCCTTCTTTAGTCGTCTCATAGAGTGCAATAAACTCTTAATGTTGTAACATGGGTTTCTTGTGTGGGCAGTTTAACTAAACTACGGCCCATCAGAGGCAATCAGCTCCCAGAGTTTATTCTATTGTAAAGGGAACATCTCCACTTTTTATGTAGAGGGGCAGGGGATCTCATTGTACATACAACACAAGGTTGTATGTACAATAAGATAACAAAGTTGAGATAAAGCTTAGTACTACATCGCATATCTCTTGTTCCTGTTTAACATTTTTATTTGGCCATCAGCAACACAATCACAATATCACAACACATTATCAGCACAAACACTCGCATAGGCTTCCTGGTAACTTGATACGGCATGTGTTAAATCAATGCAACCTGTCGTGATGCCTACATGAGACCATTATCGTGCTACTAACGCGTTGCAACATTATGGTCAGAGTTGCTGACAATCAAACACTCAACCACCGAAACATTAAATTGGAATAAAAGACACGGAATTAGTCTGAATCTCTCTAAACTTTATTATGCAATTGGCATCCTCTTAATGCAGTACATGGAGATTTTGTGTGAACAGTTTAACTAAACTAAGTTCTATTAGAGGCAACCAGCTCTCTTTGCTTATTCAATTGCAAAGGGAACCTCTAAATATTCTTATATTTTATCGTTATTCTATAGAAGGGCAGTTCTATAAAGGGGCAGGGAATTTCATTGTACATACAACGTCAATGCCATTATTGAAGTTTTAAAAAAGCTTAGGACTACATCGCCTCTATAAACAGTTTAACTAAACTAAGTTCTATTAGAGGCAACCAGCTCTCTTTGCTTATTCAATTGCAAAGGGAACCTCTAAATATTCTTATATTTTATCGTTATTCTATAGAAGGGCAGTTCTATAAAGGGGCAGGGAATTTCATTGTACATACAACATCAATGCCATTATTGAAGTTTTAAAAAAGCTTAGGACTACATCGCCCCTATAAAGGGGCAGTTctaatttaatatttttattgatCGTCGGCAACACGGCCATGATATCataacacgttatcagcacaaTAACACTCCAGCGTAGGCTTCCCGGTAACTCAATACAACATGTTAGACGAGGGCAACTTACTAGGAAGCCTAAGTTATCGtgctacaacaacaacaaagcctttgtcccaagcaagttggggtaggctagagatgaaacccacaagatccaattaaaaagactaaaaagatgatgagaaaataataataataataataataataataataataataataaatgtactagtaatagtaaaaaataaagtaataacggtacaaaGAGACTGAagtataagttatggttctagcacgtggattgctaacttccacgcgcTTCTATCCGTGAATAGTTCTTTGGGGATATTCCATTCCTTTAAGTCTTTCTTTACAGACCCATCACATGTTAGGTTTGGTCAACATCTGCCTCTCTTCAATTATCAGCACGCCTCAGTATCCCTCTATACGCAGGTGACTCTGAAGGCCTCCGTTGGATATGTCCACaccatctcaaccgatgttGGACAAACTTTTCTTCAATTGACGCTACCCCTATcctatcacgtatatcatcATTACGGATCCGACCTTTTCTTATGTAGCCACAAATCAATCACAACATACGCATCTCTTTTACACCTAACTATTGGACTTATCGCCTTTTAGTTGGTCAACACTAAACGccatacaacatcacaagccgaATCGTCGTCCTATAGAACTTACTTGTCAGCTTTTGTAGCACCCTCTTGTCACAGAGGATGCCAAAAGTTTGGCGCCATTTCATCCATCCaactttgattctatgactaacatcttcatcgatatcacCATCCCTCTATAGCATCAatcccaaatatcgaaaggtatccttcttggGAACCACCTCCCCACCGAGACTAACACCTTCTCCCTCATGCCTAGTATAACCGAAATTGCACTTCATTTACTCGGTTTTGGTCCTACTAAGTCTAAAACCTTTCGATTCTAAAGTATATCTCCACAACTCCAATTTCCTATTAACCCCTATCCTACTCTCGTCAACTAGCACCACATCGtcagcaaagagcatacaccaagAGATATCTCCTTGAAtgtcccttgtgacctcatccatcaccaaagcaaataaataagggCACAAAGTTGGCCCTTGATATAGACTATAACGTGCTACAACATTATGGCCAAATTGAAAACGATAAAGAGAAATATTAAATTGTAACAAGAGAAACGGGAAGCAATCTCAAGCTCCCTCAACATTATTATGCAATTGGCATCTCTTAACGTTTATGTGAACAGTTCAACTAAAATAAGGACCAAGGCAAGTGACTCCCATTGCTTATTCTATTATAAAGGAAACCTCTCCAACTGATTACATAGAGGTCAAGGGGCTCTTGTACATACAACATCAAGGGCATAATATAGTTGAGAGAAAGGTTAGGGCTACATCGCATTTCTCTCATTccaatttcatatttatttaatcATCAGCAACACAACCATGAGTTCACAACGCGTTATCAACACAATAACATTCGCACAGGCTTATCGGTAACTTGATACAAAACATGTTAGATCAAGACAAGTCACCATGAAGCCTACAGGAGATCTCTTATCATGCTCATAATGTGTTGCAATATTGTGATCGAGCTGTCAACAATCAAGCTCTCAATCATAGAAATATTAAACTAGTCCTTTAAAATTATAAGCAGTATGGGGCTAAACTAGGGTAATAGACCTAGCAAACCAATTGCACCTACTACACCTTAGTTTAGTTAAGTGTCCACACATTTAGCTTATGTTATATGAATTGCAAAGAAACATTAAGTTTGAGTGGCATATTTCTACTTTTAAGGAACTGAGAGGCAGCGgcatgaatccaattttgccaaaaaaaaaaggagaaaacttCGATTCAAACTTGAATCAGCTAGATCCTAGATCTAGACGCCAAAGTCCTGATCCAAATAGATATACGTAGTAATTAACGTGAGAACGTAATAGAAACACTGCATCGACCTGTCTACAATCTAGATTCATCCAATCCATCAAACTAATCGCTAATTAGTGTGAGCAACACCTTAACCTAGTTAATCGGTATTACCAGAAAACAATATAATCCCATACCCCcacacaacaaacaagatgagttCAAGCATAGCATCAGATGGGAGAAACGGGCGCTCACGGATGAATGGTAGAACGGCCAGGGCGAGCGCGAGCCCTGGGGAGGAAGAGAGCGTGGCGTTGAGGGTGGGGTGGAGGACGGTGACGGCGGAGACGGCGGTTGTGAGGAGTAGCTGGGCGGCGAGGATGCCGTAGACCTTGCGGACGAAGCCCCAGCGAAGGGCGTTCTCGCCGCGCGAGATCCCAGGGTACAGCATCTCCCCGGTGCCCGCCTCCAGGTCCACCGTGGACGCCTCCaccttctccttcatctccgGCGCATGACGGTATCCCGCCGGCGCGAGCGGCTGCATCTCCGTCTCTGACGCCATCTCTCTGTCACTCTCCGACGACCGACGGGATGGGGAGGGTGGGGaattggggatttttttttcggTTGGGACGCGGGCTGCGCGTCGCTGTGCGTTGGAGGACTATGTATatctatacatacatacatacatacatatatccAAGTCGGGTGGACAGGTGGGCAGAGCACTCAAAAACACTCAGATAAGTACTGGAATGTAGCAACGCTTATATAGATTTtttaagagagagaaaaatgttATATCATTATGAAACTGTATAAGAGCTCAAACTTATAATGAGAATAACTATTTTAGAATGCTTTAATAGCTAAGAGTCTATTTAAGCGTATGTTTAGCTATAACACACAAAAAATTCTAGCACATTTTTACAAACCTACTCGTCTGCTTCGTAGGTTACTTCTCCGGTGCTTTCCCCCTTCTCTCAAATTTCCAACTCAAGCTCTCAGCACCCACGGCGACCACCAGCTCCTCCGCTAAGCCGCACACATGTGAGGATGAGGAGGTTACGTAGCAATATCCTCCAATGAGAAAGAGCTCACTGCAAAGCATGCCGCGCACACGGAGAACTTGAAGTCCCTATGGCAGTGGCGGCGCATCCGTCTCCATCCGACTCAGCGGCAACAGATCTTGAAATTGAGCATCCATGGATGAGCTTGGCGGCAGACGATCACAAAATCAACCTCCACGCTGATGATTCAAGATCCTCCTCACACCAACTCGAGCTCCACACCACAAAATCGAGGTCAGCTCATGTTGCATGTGATTGATTCATGGATGATTGCAACTGCTTGCTTTCTATTTGGTTTATAACTACGTTGCCATTGCTTACTATCTATCAGTTAGCTCTAATGGAAAATTCAGTAATGGCTTTGCTGAGGCCTTTCATGCATTAGTTCAGAACCAAGAATGCATGCTTAAGTTGAACGAATGCATTAGTTTAGACTTCAAAACCACAAATTTAGATAATTAAAATACAATATGATTCTATTTTTGCCaataagttaaaaaaaactaaatggaATGTAGGAACACATGTACTTTTATTACAAGAACGCGATGAAAAAAACGTAAACATGTTTCCTAAGTAAATTGAATCATAAATTATGTAGTAGATGCCTCAAGTAGCTAATTGTTCAACTGACCAACTCCAAATCTATCCCAAATATGCTGAACTAAGTCTTTTTTTCAGTCAGATATGCTTCGATCTATCACGAATGCCATCATTTCTTTCTAGCAAATTGTTGAACCCATCAATACGTCTCTGGTGGTACTCTGCTTCTGGTATAGGATGATCTCCGCTCTGATCATAATTCAAGTCATACCTACTAGTATGAGCATATGAATCATGTTCATCTTCAACTATCATGTTATGCAATATAATGCAAGCACACATGATTCGCTAAGGATTGATCGGTGCCAATAAGAGACCGCATATCGTAGGACAACGAAGAGAGATTGTAAAGCTCCAAATTCTCGTTCAACATCTTTTCTTGCACTTTCTTGTTTTCTTGCAAATAATTTATCTCTAACGACCTAAGGGGCATTGATTGTTTTCACATATGATGTCCATTCAGGATATATTCCATCCACAAAGTAGTAACCCATCTTATACCGCCTTCCATTCACAGTAAATTGAACCAGAGGAGCTCGCCCTTGCAAGATATTGGTGAACCATGGTGATTGGATCAACATATTAATGTCGTTGTTTGATCCCGCAACACCAAAAATACATGCCatatccaaatatcatgagcggCGACTGCTTCAAGCATGACAATAGCGACTCCGTAATCACCATGAGTGAATTGCCCTTGCCATGCTATAGGACATTTTTCCAGGATGAAAACCCGACCACCAATAAGCCATTCCCAGTGCATGCAATCAAGGCTCTCTAGCATGCCTAGAAATCTATGAGCCTCTCCCATTTGAAGTTGTCGCTAAATGTCTTCGTGTGTGGGTCTTCGAAGATATTGTGGACCAAATACCTCGTTCACTCATTTAACAAATTTCTTCAAGCTCACTAGTATTGTGCTTGAGCTAATTCAGAGGGTTCATCAAGGGAATCAACAGGGCACTCATACGCCAACATCCGCATGGTTGCAGTGCACTTCTGTAGAGGGGAGATCCTTGTCTATTGAAGGCAGACAAATATATGAAGACCACTCACTAAGTGCTTACACAATGCGCATAAATAAGGACCTTCTCATCCGATACCTACGATGGAACATACCATCAGTGTAGACCAGTGTGTCAGAGAAGTAGTCTGCGACTAGACATTGATGGGCTTCTTCACGGTTTCTCTCTATGTACCTTCAGGTACCACCggggcggcagcggcgacgaGATGTGCCAATAAGCTGAACTTCGATTTGAGCATCCATTGCGGTAGcaaaataatcatcaaaatcattttCAATATGTTGGGCAATGCGACCATCATTGTTGGTGTCATCATTAGATCTTTCGAAGGTGGATTTGGGCATCGTGGAGAATGGTTGTTTGGAAGAACGGAATAATGGTGCTGCGAGGAACAAGTCTCCAAGCAAAAAAGCATGGAGATAGAAAAAGTTTGTTTAATTTGTTGCATGCTTTTCGGATCAACTCCAATTGAAAGGCCACAAGATGACAACAAGGTCAGTTTGAGgatcattttattttatatttatatgtcTTAGGACTATGTGGCACTCTTTCGGCAAAACATTACCTTTTGGCAACACACAAGTGCACTTTTATTCACATATAGCACTATGGGTTTACTAATCATTGAAGCCCACAAGTATTAATAATGACAATAGATAGAATACTTCATCTTTGGGTGCAAATATTAACCAAGGAGTACATAAGTGCACTTTTATTCACATACAGATACAAGTATTAATAATAGCAATCAAAAGAAAACTTTATTTCTTTGTGAAATCATTAACCAAGGAGTACATAAGTATATTTATTTGTTGAATGTAAATTGGTATGCTAGTACCATTTATTTgaacaaaacaaagaaaattttgaaagcAAAAGTGCTAAGACTTATCAATCGGTGTAATTTGCACTGTGTATTTTGCCACCAAAATATTCGAGTGCCCTCTGGTGCTCCATTCACTGCAAATCTATCATGACACTAAGGTCGAACATTAGAAGGTCTGTATACATCTTGGCCATTGATGTCCTCTCTCGTGCTTGCACTACTTCTAGCTTCTCTTTGGAGAGTCAAAGTTGCACATCGATGGATTTTTCTGTGGTTAAAGCTCGTAAGGCATGCGTTTCATAATACATTTGAAGATCATCATGTGACAAATAAGTATTGGGCATGGCTACCTTTGCTTTTGCAGCCTTTGTTCCTAGAGGACGAGTTTCTTCTGCAATTTGCAGTGGAACTAgatctttcttccttttcataTTCTCATCGTAGCTTCTGATCCACTTTGGCTAGTCTATCACCAATTTCCACCAATACACAAACGTGAAACACTGTTTTGCTTCGACTTTGTACATTGCGTGGGCCTTCTCCATTAATTGGCCGTCTGATTAGCCACTGACATATATGTCTCGAAGCCTACACCAATTATCATTAAATAAAACAACCTATTTGTTTGACTTCCTCTAATGGTCCTTGCAGTGTTTGGGTTGCCTCCTTCTGTTGGGTGGACTATTGCTATTGAACtctcactacatgaaaaatggacaagggtgacgggtcataaccatcatgggtgacgggtcccgcacccgtcaccccaaacgtgtcactaatgatatgtaataagtgacgggtaaggacccgtcaccaataaggccattggtgatgggtcaaaacttgatccgtcacttattaaagtcattggtgacgggtcacaactgtgacccatcacttatgacttgtttgtgacccgtcacttatgactgatatacggTTTTTGCActttttggacacaaaaaaaagttaaaaaatatttttcacccaagccaaTCCAACCCAGgcctatcaccactcgccacgtgtctctacctatttttcagtctgtttttagaatgtgcgttccgtgggaatcgaactcgcgacggCCCCTCGCGTGCGTAgctgcctaaccacctcaacctcacGTGCGTCCTGAAGGAACTCAAATAAAAGAtcattttaactattttgccgagggtcataagtgacgggtcacagttatgactcgtgaccaatgttaattttacaatagacataaaaatCAGTTGACTCAGAGTGCCTTCGGTTaaatagccataacttttgcatacgaactccgattttgatgttttttgactctacaaacatctacagaaaaagttacatctgtttctccctGATCTTGTCAGGTTTGGCAAATTTTTCAAGGCCTAAAAtggcttagaagattgagttctcgcctccggaagtttctgcactattttcgaAACGaacgtttgtgtccatagccgttaccctttacatcaaacttgagcaaaaatatacaatagttcatattctagtgcttctgaagtggaaaaaatagagaaaaataaaaaaaattgcaatatttggattattttctgtatttctgaataacgtcattagtgacggatcataacttgacccgtcacttatgacaggcctatgagacccgtcaccgatgagttagtcattggtgaccggtcaatgacccatcaccaatgactgacctacgatgacctgtgagtgatgagtcgtcattggtgacgggtcaagttttcacccgtcaccaatgagtggtattagtgacgggtcacaactacgacccgtcacttttatcataagtgacggatcatattacgacctgtcacttatgtagtgtctcttttgtctatttttcacgtggTGTCTTCAATAACACTCTTCCAGTACACATCGCCCTTCTTGCAGTTGCCATCCAAAGGATCGACCGAATTGTTGAGCCAAGCACTAACCTTCATGAAAATGACAACTATAAGGAAAATATTTATTAAAGAAAAGCAACATGcaataattagaaaaagaacACGTACCAGCTGGATGTCATCATCTTCTGTCCAAGACAAGCGTCTGCCTTGGTTTTCCTCATCTTCATTGTGTCCTTCGTCATC includes:
- the LOC133928850 gene encoding BI1-like protein, producing the protein MASETEMQPLAPAGYRHAPEMKEKVEASTVDLEAGTGEMLYPGISRGENALRWGFVRKVYGILAAQLLLTTAVSAVTVLHPTLNATLSSSPGLALALAVLPFILMIPLYHYQHKHPHNFVFLGLFTLCLSFSIGVACANTQGRIVLEALILTAGVVASLTAYAFWASKKGKEFGYLGPILFSGLTVLVLTSFIQIFFPLGPASVALFGGLGALVFSGFILYDTESLIRRHTYDEYIWASVGLYLDILNLFLTILNMLRSMQSDN